A window from Candidatus Arthromitus sp. SFB-rat-Yit encodes these proteins:
- a CDS encoding stage II sporulation protein P — protein MQLTKKYKINLRDFKIIGIVTVVSIIILWIILKTYITYFNISGNFNYAYSSILKNNYMAFVDGEYFENSKEAFIRDIKNILGIDLMNPISIIEKEINILKSSDINEMELSSNMYNNSSQNLNSDDKTTNGIVNLNNTQKRILIYHTHTTEAFKPAQNDSFYEQYNIVGVGDVLKTELEKNYNIKVIHDKTIHNTSYLESYKRSAETLDKYLSEIEDFDLILDLHRDSLENKNLVTANIEGKNVAKIMFVVAHNNPNYLDNEELAMDLTSLANDLYPGFARSVFHYESGSNAFNQTKSSKLALIEMGAQLNTMEEAINSAKLLSNVIGEYLAQ, from the coding sequence TTTTAAAATAATAGGAATTGTTACTGTAGTTTCTATTATTATTTTGTGGATAATATTGAAAACCTACATAACATATTTCAATATATCGGGAAATTTTAATTATGCTTATAGCTCGATACTAAAAAATAATTATATGGCTTTTGTGGATGGTGAATATTTTGAAAATTCTAAGGAAGCCTTTATTAGAGACATAAAAAATATTTTAGGAATTGATTTAATGAATCCAATTTCTATAATTGAAAAAGAGATAAATATTTTAAAATCATCTGATATTAATGAAATGGAATTATCATCTAATATGTACAATAATTCATCTCAAAACTTAAATTCGGATGATAAAACTACAAATGGGATTGTTAACTTAAACAATACTCAGAAGAGAATACTTATATATCATACACATACAACAGAAGCATTTAAACCAGCTCAAAATGATTCATTTTATGAACAATATAATATTGTAGGTGTAGGAGATGTTCTTAAAACTGAATTAGAGAAAAATTATAATATTAAAGTTATACATGACAAAACTATACATAACACGAGTTATTTAGAAAGTTATAAGAGATCAGCAGAAACATTAGATAAATATTTATCTGAGATTGAGGATTTTGATTTGATATTGGACTTGCATAGAGATTCTTTAGAAAATAAAAATCTAGTTACTGCAAATATAGAAGGAAAAAATGTTGCAAAAATAATGTTTGTTGTTGCTCATAACAATCCTAATTATTTAGACAATGAGGAACTTGCTATGGATTTAACAAGTTTAGCAAATGATTTATATCCAGGGTTTGCAAGGAGCGTTTTTCATTATGAAAGTGGAAGTAACGCATTTAATCAAACCAAGTCTTCTAAGTTAGCCTTGATTGAGATGGGCGCTCAACTTAATACCATGGAAGAAGCTATAAATTCAGCAAAATTACTCTCAAATGTTATAGGAGAATATTTAGCACAATAA